DNA from Daucus carota subsp. sativus chromosome 1, DH1 v3.0, whole genome shotgun sequence:
GGCAACCTACTGGACTTGCTCTCAGACACTACATGTTCTGCAACCGCCGGCAGTAGAGTTGCACATGCAAAAAgtgttgtatttatatattatattttaaaattatttctgaacacacaacaatgaaaaatacaaattatatttaaattcgtaAACTTTAATGATTCCACAATTCTATTTTAGAAATGATTCCCTCTGCAGCGcgatttttatgaaataatttgaaattctaTGAATTTTGAGCATCTCCAATGAGGTTGTTTATAAtcattggctaaattggacatgcaagacattatgtaaaaattGATGAACATGTAACACATTGTACTTCAATTATATTGACTATGAGCGTGTTTGTCCCAGCTTTAAGCTGGGCCTTAAGGTTGTTTACAGTTTTAAGCTAAAAAatatctgtttgtgtaataagtcagaagccggtttaaagtcagaaataagccaGAAGCTGACGTAAAGCCAGAAGTTaatttgaggtacttttttcagcggcttaatttttttgaactttttctttgataaaaatCACCCATAAGTCATAATTTACTCATAagtcacttttatttttattattatatttttaataacccataagtcattcataagtcaaaattacctaAATAGACATTTTAAGCTGTCAGCTTATCATATAAGttacgttaagtcataagccaTAAGCTCCGCCAAACGGGCtctatattgattgattataattttaaaatagtatgctgttaatattttaaattattaaaatagaatatatctatttaatatgataataaatgatgacaaatatagtcatttaCAAAAGTCAGctaaaatttatagataacaTATAGGTATAGCTGGAGTATGAATTTTTCAAAATGTTgactaaaattttttattttttatacgtTAACTCACATCTTAGCTAAGGGTATTGTAACTGCCGGAGATGATTAAAAAAGGGTTTTATATTCGGTCGTAttggattttatataaatttaaaactcCCGCATCTCATTCTTGAACTAGAGTAATTTGGGAGAGAAGCAAAAGATGCAATTTGGTGGCATATCATCTTCTTCTCTTCATCTAAAACTCCCACTATTAGTTTGTGAGAGCAGACCACACAGTAGTTTTCAAAATTCCACTCATATTAATGGCGGCGGCGGAGGGGGTGAAGATGATAATTTGACATGTTGTTTGCCCAAGCATGTGAAGTTAATTACGAGCCCATCCAACCCATTTGTCAAACACTGCCTTAAGCTTCGACAGAACTCTTCTTATCGCCATCTTCATGCTTCTGTTCTTGTAGTTGGCTCTACTCCCATCAGgtcatccccccccccccccccccccctctctccattgtgtttattttagttcaacttgtgtgtgtgtgtctggtTGGCAGTTTATCTGGTTTATTGTTTCaggaaatttgcaaaaatattcatgtttccaaacttatTATCAAAAATACGGTCAAAGTTGTACAAGATGCTGGTTGAATCAGTTGATTTTGAGGTTGCAACGGTTGTAATTGAGATTGCATATGTGGTTGcactatattttttgaaaaaaatttgcaacttgatatttttgaaaaaagccCTATTGTTCTAGAGCAGTTTATGCATATTGTTTTAAGTGTATTTCACATTTATCGTTGTCCGTGTCAAATTTTCCAAAGGTGTTTTACAGGGAAATATGCTTGTTTCAAAAGTCATTGCAAGAGAGACCTACGGCCATTGATTGCGTACTCATACTTGATAAAGCTGATGTTTCTGTAGAATTAGAGGATTATGGTACTCGTATCATTCGTGTAAGTTCCACAGTAATGAGAAAATTATCCGGAATGCAATCAACTGAATCTATTGAAGCAATTGCTTTAATGAGGATTCCTTCCACATTTCACTCTGCAGATGAAAATCTGAATGTGGAAAATTTTCTCAGCTGGTTTCCATCCCCGCACCGAGTATTAGTTCTTGATGGGATTCAGGTATACCCCCAATAACTGAAATCAAATGTGCGGTTTAAAGCTTCAGATGGCTACAATGCATTTAAGTATTGTTTGCTGAATTTTTCCTAAATCATAAATTAAGTTTATAGTTATCGCGTCACTGCAGGACCCGGGGAATCTTGGCACTTTACTTAGATCAGCCATGGCGTTTGGATGGGTAAGAACAAACTTTTACTTTATGATGCAGTCTACATTTTCCGGTGTCACTAAATATTGTGCCATCTTCATCATCGTATGATCTTTTCAGTTGTATTCTTTTCGTGCTTATAGATCCATATCACACATACAGTTAGTTATCCTGATTCCTGAGATATCTGATACCCATGTATATAAAGCTTAATAAAGGATACTGAATCATCATCTTTTGATTTGATCAGCAATCAGCTTGATAAAAAGTTTGTagttgaaattgttttcaattttatgGGTGATAGGTTTATGTTAGTTTTACAGTACTATGACAGATGCAATTTTCTAACAACCATTATATAAATACTGTGATACTGCCCCTATGTCCATCAGGGTGGTGTCTTTCTACTTCCTGGCTGTTGTGATCCTTTCAATGATAAAGCACTTCGAGCTAGCCGGGGAGCCTCATTTCAGCTTCCTATTGTTTCTGGAGACTGGGTTCATCTAGAAGCTCTCAAAGATGCACTTCAAATGAAGATTCTGGCAGGACATCCTGCAGATAATGATAAACAAAAGTCTGTGACACTGCTTTCTCGTATGTTTGCTGATTCCTTGGCAGATACAAAAATTTGCTTGGTTTTGGGAAGCGAAGGTAGTGGTCTTTCGGAGAAAAGTAGGCAAGAAGCTGAGCTTGTTGCCATCCCAATGACTGGAGAGTTCGAGTCTCTTAACGTTTCAGTTGCTGGTGGGATCTTGTTGTATATGTTACAGCCTGCAAACCATGTATGATATATATGGACATAGTTTAATCGCCTGCAAACATGTTCAATGTAGGTTGAGCTTGTATTCTGACTAACAAGTTACTTGTAGAGAACCCTTATCATCTTTCTGTTATTATCCATTGCTTTACTTGTTCAAAACATACCTTGTTGGGGGCTTAAAGTGTAGTTGGATTGCATTTGTTTCATCAACCTCTTACATATTTCGTTAGTAACTTTATTTTGGTAAATAAATATAGTTCTAATTCAAATCCTAGAATTCTGAAGTGTGATGTTTTATTTTGTCAATCATTTAACAACTCATTAAACCGTGTTTATCGGAGATTGTGGAgactatgtgggtgtttggcacgggcttataagcttggcttctgaattataagttagaagcatttatttgtaccgtttgtgtaataaatcaagaagtacttaaaaaaaactacgattactagcttttgtcccacggcttctacttatttcccaaacacttttatcacttataagtcttaacttgcttctaacttctacttcacttttttactttaagcaataagcacttattttaatctcacccaaacggcttctatataaatttctttattaaaatattgaaaatcgtTGTTTATAGAGATCATAAAGATCATATaaatttttgcttaaaatattgAGAATGTATTCTttcatcaaatatattat
Protein-coding regions in this window:
- the LOC108213080 gene encoding uncharacterized protein LOC108213080; the encoded protein is MQFGGISSSSLHLKLPLLVCESRPHSSFQNSTHINGGGGGGEDDNLTCCLPKHVKLITSPSNPFVKHCLKLRQNSSYRHLHASVLVVGSTPIREICLFQKSLQERPTAIDCVLILDKADVSVELEDYGTRIIRVSSTVMRKLSGMQSTESIEAIALMRIPSTFHSADENLNVENFLSWFPSPHRVLVLDGIQDPGNLGTLLRSAMAFGWGGVFLLPGCCDPFNDKALRASRGASFQLPIVSGDWVHLEALKDALQMKILAGHPADNDKQKSVTLLSRMFADSLADTKICLVLGSEGSGLSEKSRQEAELVAIPMTGEFESLNVSVAGGILLYMLQPANHV